The DNA sequence TCCCCTTCCTCGTTCCTTCCCCTCGCCTTCAATTCCCGTCGGCAGCTAAAAAGGGTGAACACCGAGGCGTTCTAAGCTTCAGGTTGATCGCATTAGCAATGTTATGCGCGTACATGATCTGCCGTCCATTTGGGCCGCTGTGATTCACCGGAGCGTAAATGAAGAAGGGTTGAGATCGCCTGTGGAGATGGAGGAGTTTGCCCTTGACTCaccgtatttatttatttattttattttagtaagTGGATCCTTTAAAGCTAAAAAATTATGGCTGACTTGTGTTAAATTTCAAATTGATATTAATACCCAATAaatgatatttgatattttttatttaataacaaCAAGGATTAACAGTTATTAAgttgagtttatatatatatatatatatatatatatatatatatatatatgaaagatttaaatatttgggAATATATATTTTAAGTTTGAGGAGCAAATATGCTATtttctaaatttaaaataatttatgttaATACCCCCTGTCAAAATTTATGTGTGCTAATATAATCTCAAGCTCTTATATTGTTTTCAATATCAGAAAAAATGTTTCCTCatgttttgaaatataaactttggTTGGTGAATTATGCTAATTAAGATAAATGTTGGTGATACGTCTTATCAAACATAATTCGACAAAAAATATGATCACCAAAGACTGATGTAATGTGGCCTTTAATGACAATAACTCATATTGATTGCGCAATTCAAATGTTCATTTTTATTTAAGATTTAGACAAATGTTGGATGTTGAGTTCTCTTAACGTAAATCCACACTTGTCGATGAGCAAACACCAAAATAGGTGTTGTTATTATTGCTTTCGATGATAACTAAGACCTTTCTTTCTTAATTGCCAATTAACATACATCTATGATCAGTATTACAAAGCCCTATGGAGAACAAGCTGAAGTAAATGCTACTAAAGTCCATATACAATGAGAATTATGCATTGGTAATATGGTTCATTTACCTTCAACCAGGAAGATGAGCATTGTTGTGGTTATCACTGATCCCATATGTGAAAAAGAATCTGTCAGGAATGTAATAAATATATAGATAATGTCTAATAAATTGGtttaaagatataaaaaaagaaaaatcatagatCCTGTTaaagatttataaaaataaaatattatcatcCTATGTAAGATGGATGGATGATCTTAAACCTCGAATAATAGATCCATCATGGCAAATTTTTTGTTGAGtacttcaaattattatttttttctcctaGATACATGCATCGAGCACAAACACTTCCAGTAAGTTTGGGCACTTGGGAtacttatttattattattgatgaatgCATCACATGTAGGGTTAGACTAAATAGTTATACAAGTGAAATAAAACAGTTTAGAAGTTTCATTAGACCCCCTAACATTCTTTATTTAGTCCTTCAAACAGAGTGTAAATTAACTTTCATTAGTCATCAAATATGACTCGTGATCCGCTATACGACTGGTATCGCCTTGTTCTTCAAATTAACTAACTTGAGAAGCAACGACAAGACCATTGTTGTCACCTTGTTCTTCAAAGAAGTGTGCTTGCTTCTCTGTACAAGAAGATAGGACATTTAGCAAAGAGAGCCTTAATTTAGACATGATCTCGATGGACTCCAAAAGAGGATTTTGAATTGGGTTCCATCTTCTTCTAATATTTTCTAGATAATCATATATGGATTTCTATTTCTACTTTTGAGATTAATAAGGGTATACCAAAGGCATGTCTTTCACTTGAAACAATTCAACAAACCCTAATTAACTTGTAAATCTTCTAGTTATTTTTCTAGTCACTCCAAAAATGTCTTGGGTATACCAAAGACATGCCTTTTACTTGAACCAATTAAACAAACCCTAATTTACTTTTAAATCTTCTAAATATTTTTCTAGTTACTCCAAAAATGCCTTGTTTGAGAGAAGAAAAACAACACAGAGGCAACAAAACACTAGCAAATAATATCCAAATAAATATACCCATACATCAGCTACAACCACCACAAAGCGATAACAATTTTAattaatctttcacaaatataaGGAAAAGCACCCAAAGCTAAGCTTTGATGCATATGTATCATTTAACAAAGGTTCAGTCATTCAGCAAAACAAGCATTCAATCAAGAGTTCAAACTTTTTAAGATCATCAAACCAACTGAGGTGATGTAACTTGTTACGTATCACAATTTCAGTGAGCATTCCAAAATGTATCCTCATGATGAACTGCTATCTGATCATTCTGTCATCACGGGCTTGTTCTCATTTGCCTTAGGTTTGTGCTCCTTTGGTTTCTGCTCTTCAGATTTCCTATTTTAGGCAAAACAAATGTATTCCatcatttgaaaggaaacaagaaAATTTGACATGCAGAAAACTTACAGTAATAGGAACAGAAGACTAGTCGTTTGGGTAAATTTATAAACCTAAATCAACATGCAACAACCTTTATGAGGCGAGGCCTACTTAGAATGATCTTTGATGTTCAGATGGTTACAGTCTCTGTACCTTAGTAtgcaattattaatatatataaaaaacacAAAGTACTTCTAGCATTTTTTTCATTTACAAGAACTTACAAGCAGCGGTATTACAATGAGATCTCATACAATCCAGAGTGCTGTTTAAGTCAGTGGTACTTTGATGCAGATCTACCAGATCATAAAaaggacaaaaaaaagaaaagaacacttCTATTCTATATTCTACACTGCTAGAGAATCATCCCAAACAACCACTTGCAAGTCCTTAGAATTGAATCACAACATCAAGCAAGACACCAGGAATCTGTAAGTTCCCCTTTGTAAGTTCCATTTCCTATCTAGGATCACCAAGTGTCAGCTACCACAACGTAAGACTTTTATTAAAGCTTAACTGCAATTCAGTATAGTAACCATTTTTATGAAAGAAATATAATGAAAAGACATACTAATTTTCTAGCAGGGAAGGCGGCATTCTACATGAACTTGCCAACCTCCTTATCTCTAATTGCACTTAAAACCGTTTTCCCATACTGACTTCCCAATGAACATTTGATTGTATTAAATGTATGTAGCATTTTTTTTTGTCCTCTGGCTGAGAAAATGTAAATAGTTTAGATGACATTTCCCCACTCAAACAGTAAAGCTCTTAATAAAATATAATCATTTTTCCTCAAAGAGAAATAAAAAAGCAAAAAAGGACTAACCAAGCTCATAACCACGTAGTGTCATTGTCAATTGTATTACTCATGAGAAGAAAACTATCACAGAAGAGAGGCATCTTTACTATTTTATGTTCTTATTACTTCACATGTTATCTATGATAGTCTTAGAATCGCTTCCACATACAGCACACTGATTCATTAACAGACACTATgcccattttttttttattagcaaAACTGGTTGATTCTCTAACCCTGTGTACCCAGAATGCATTTGCCAATTTAACCATTTTATGCTAAATATAAGAGGATATCTAAATCAAATATTATTGTTCCACAGTCTATTCACACTATAATTGTATGCCAATGATGATACGAAAATTTAATGCAACTTAGTCATTTCTTTCAATTCTGTCATAGCCCAAGAAATCTCATTGGGTTGATTGATAATCAATTCATCGAATAGTGAATATAACAAGTCTCACAACTACCGAGCAGTTTTCTGATTCCTAAATTGTGAACATTTGGCTCAAAGTCACGTAGATCAAGGTTCACACAAGAAACCACAAAGTTTCACACTAGACTGATAACAGACTGATGGATAATACAACACAAACCCAGTCCCACATAATTTTTTATTCGATGCTTCAAGCTCCTTTTCAATTACCTTCTCcacggaaggaaaaaaaaaaaaacgaagaggTTTCTATAGTTTAATTGATCTTGAGACTTAACCTATTATCAAGCTATGACGCAAAGGTTCTCTTGAACTAACTGTTTGAACTTTGCCTTTATCGTTGTCTTCTATTCGCTATTGCTAACTGTTTCTTTTACCTTTTCTTTGGAAAAAAGAAGGCAAATTTCTCACTTATGTTAATTCCAACTATTTGACAAGAAACCTCCATCTCGAAATTGAGACACATCAGGAGTGAATCTGTTGTCTTAGTTCTGCTTTAGGAGAACATAAACCACTTCTTCAGAAGCATAAAGTCCATGAATTACCATAGAATAACACTTTATTCCCTTAAATAGTCACAAACCTAATCAAGACAAGATTCTAAAGTCTCGACTACCCTGTCATCGCTGCAACAAATCCAAGATTGCTCAAGCAgcaaaagatcaaaacttttcaCATCAAAAATACAAGCTTTCACCCATCGATCGACGAAACCGTGTTCAAACAAGAACCATGACGATACATGGAAGAAACGGAAGTCAACCCAACAGGGCTCATTGACAACCAAAGAACAAGTAGGGAACCGAGCAGAGGTACCGAGAGGGAAGGGAAAAATCGTACCGCTTGTCGCCGGAGCTTCCGCCCTTCTGGCTGAGGAAGGAACGGAAAAGAGGTGAATTGACGTCGTAGATCATgtcgctagggttagggtttctttCCTGCCGGCCCGCCGTTACAGAGACGAGAAGGAACTCTGCAAGGGCGGTGTCTAAAAACAAATGTATACTGCTGTAAACCACGTGAATTGCACGTGAGAAAGTCGGTTTGGGATAATTGGGCCTCCATGGGCCTACACAAATCGTTGCTAAATTAAGAtcgtcatttcattcttatcaatATAAATTATACTCTCAACATCAATAATATTTCTTGCTGGGAATACAATCGCATAATTAGCTGGATTACAAGAGACTAATTGGGATATGGATCGATCCTGTTCTCTATAAAAGCCTGACACGGGAAGAGACTCGTCCAATTTTGGGCTGTAGGGATTCGGTACACATGAGACATAACTGTACAGGTGAGACTTCAGTGCGGGGGACGCGATGAACAACCAGTTTCTTAAACAAATTGGTAATAGAGGCCCACTTCTGCACCGCGattgtgatttgatttcatatttggGTCCCGCAACTGTAAGCGGGAGAGAAGTTTAAGGTCGTAGACGAACCGAGAGGCTCCAACTGCAATAATTGCTTGGAGTTTTCTCCGAACAAAATGGCGATTTTGGCCCTGCGTCTTATTCTCGTCTCTTCCGTTCTTGTTGTCTGCTGATTGGATCCAAATCTTCCGTCTGACTGGTAAAACCCCATCGATCAATTCCTCTTTCTTTCTCCAATCCGTTTGAGGAACATGTCGGCCGGAAACGAGGCGTGTAAATAGAGAAAAAAAGGCAATCTTGGAGATTTTGGTTTCCGGTATATAGAGCGAGAGGGTAGATTTTGTGGTAAGATGGGATCCTCCACGGACAATCTGAAGGGATTCGTGCTGGCTCTGCTATCCAGCGGATTCATCGGAGCCAGTTTCATCATCAAGAAGAAGGGCCTCAGAAGGGCGGCTGCTGCTTCTGGAGTCCGAGCAGGTCAGCTCATCATcaactcttcttcctcttgttgataattgtttcttTCAACACTGATACTAGTAGATGGTATTCGACCCATAAAACGTAGGGGTTGGTGGATACTCCTACCTCTTGGAGCCCCTCTGGTGGACTGGTATGATCACAAGTAAGCCCCTTTTTGCCTTCCTCTCTGTCTATGCAATTCTTAGTTGGTCTATCTTTATTCTAAATGAAAATACAGGGATTCAATTCTTTTGTTTTGGTATTGGCTTGTTGGTGGATGCCAAGTTGTGTGTTCGGCTTGGGGTTTCACTATGGTTATCTATCTTTTCTCATGAGATAAAGCAATCTCACATGAAGAAGTTAGATGTAGGTTATATTCCTTCTTGTGACTTGTGACTAATTACTAAAGCATATTATGCTGTTTAAAGATAAGATTTTTATTTCTCTGTGATTGTTCTTATGAGTTATTACTGTAGCATGTTATGTTGTTAAAGGTACGATTTCTAATTCTCAGTGATTGTTGGAGAGGTGGCCAATTTTGTAGCTTATGCATTCGCCCCTGCAGTCCTTGTCACTCCATTGGGTGCTCTAAGCATAATTGTTAGGTAACTCTCTGTTTGTATCTATTGAATTTACTTGACCTATGGAGAGAGGATCATCTTTCCATATCTTCTTTGGTCCTGATAGCATGTCAAATATATTTGTAGTGCTGTTCTAGCTCACTTTATTTTACAAGAGAAATTGCATGCTCTTGGGATTTTGGGCTGTGTTATGTGCATTGCTGGTTCAGTTGTAATTGTCATTCATGCACCACAAGAAAGAGCAATTACCTCGGTCCAAGAGATATGGAATATGGCAACTCAAACTGGTATGCCTGAGTTTATATATAGTTTTGCTTCTTCCCTTCCCTCTTGGTGTATATCTATTAGAATGACCACCTACTTATCATGTTATTGTtgacttggttattcttcagcatTCTTACTGTACGTGGCTTCAGTTATTGTCATAGTCTTCGTTCTTGTTTTCCATTTTGCTCCACTATATGGAAACTCAAATGTCTTGATCTTCACTGGCATTTGCTCTTTGATGGGCTCCCTCTCGGTAATGTTTCTTTCATCTATCATACTTCAGCTCATGCTAGCAATGATAAAATTTGAATGGACTGTGTTGATAGAGTTTTCTGTTATTTGGAACTCAATACTTAGCTAAATTACAGGTAATGAGTGTTAAAGCACTAGGGACATCTTTGAAGTTGACTTTTGAGGGCACGAATCAGTTAATTTATCCACAGACATGGTATTTTATGCTGGTAGTGGTCACATGTGTGATAACGCAAATGAATTATCTTAACAAGGTTAGCATGGTTTTCTTTGCATCTCATTTGTTGATATTACAGCTCAAGAATGATGTTGAATGTTTGTTTATCAGAATTTTGTTTTGTTCCTAAAGATCATATGTGGGTGCAATAGTCTACATATTACCTAAAatattcatcatctatttgctgaACCATTTAGTTGAGGAACAGCCTTCATATCTCATTTTGTTAATTTTACAGCTCAAAAGAatgtttgtttataaaaaaatattttggttAAATCCTAAATATCATATATGTAGGCATATTACTCTACATATCACATAAAGTATTCATAATCTTTTTGCTGAACTGTTTAATTGAGGCATAGGTTCCATTTGTTAATTAAATGAATGTTCTGGCCTTCTGGGAATAGACAGCACAAGCAATGTGCTGAATCCTACTGTAGTTTTACATGACTAGATAGCATATTGTTCCTATTATTGATTTGCAGCACTGGCCTTCTGGGAATAGACATCACAAGCAATGTGCTGAATCCTACTGTAGTTTTACATGACTAGATAGCATATTGTTCCTACTATTGATTTGCAGCACTGTTGCGCAGAATGAATTCATTGTTGTGTTTCTAAGATTTTTTTATGTTGACAATCTTATGCTTATGACAGTCAGAATGATCGTTAATCCATAGCGTCTCTCTTCATGTATATCTAAAGATGGAAAAAGGATTGGCCTTATGAAGTTCATGGATATATTATTTAATTCTGTATCCTTTGGCTCTCTTTTGAAGAGGTTCCTAATGAATTTCTTGCCATTGCAACCATCCATACCATTGTATTTTGATGACATATTGATGATTATGTGTGGTAGATTTTGTTGATTTAGTTGGAAGTATGTTGTTAACCAAATTTACCTCTGATAAAATCATATCAGCAGTAAGAAGTTTTATGTTGGTTGTTGAGGAAATTGGAGGTATTAGGATTCAAGAGTATGTTCTTTCAAAGAAGGGTGATTTCTTTAGAAAACACCCATATTTTGGGTATGTCCCAATCGGTACCCCCCATTTTGTTTTTCCCCCTAATTTGAAAAATACACAAACTGCCTCTTCAAATTTTTTTTGCCTGTTATAGTTTCCTAACCTGTTACAGTGTGTTTTGGCCTATTATAGTGTTTTAACCACCACAACAAAAACACTGTAAACCTActtgaaaacactataaataaaCCAAATGGAATCAAAATACActagaaatcatttgatatatcattaTCATACTATTATTCAAATAGGTATTTGTAATAGTTTAGAAATAACAtcaccaaaataaaaataaaaaattgatttgtTATAGTGTTTTAGCCACCACAATAAAACCATTGTAAAATCTACTCAAAAATACTGTAAATGATTCAAATGGACTCCCAACCTCAACCAAACCAGCTACAAGCCTAAATATATGGTGCCATAATGGTCTATGAGCAATACCAACAAGAGAGACACAATATAATGTCACTTACAGTTTTTTTCAAGAGCATTTACAGTGTTTTCAATACcttaataaaaacactataaatattaAATACTATTGAAAAACCCTGTAAACGAGCCAAATGAAAACACTATAACAGTCTACAATTGGTGAAAAAATGGGTGAGAATATTTGCCAAGAAAATTTCGAGGGGTATACTAAAGAATTTTCAAATTAGAGTATTGTTTGGGAAAAAACAAAAGAGGGGTACCGATTGCGAAATACCCTAAATGTGGGTATTTTCTAGAGAAATCCCCCTAGAAAGAAAGACACTGAGGCATAAGCAACATGCAAATGACAATATCCAACATACGAACTTTGACTTTATTCGAGGGATTATTTCTACTTTGTAATGCTGTTACAACTTACTGGTAATGGGAATATTCTACTGGGAGAAACTAAACTATTCTGGATTTGTTAAAAACTGAGATAAGTCTCTTAATGTCTTGCTATGGATTCATTACACTAGAAGTGATATGTGTGTTTATTTTCATGTTAACTTCTATCCTTTGACTACATTCAATGAGACTGTTTAATGAGAAAACACTTAGCTATTGTCAGAGTGATTGGTATTAACTACTGTAACgatttataaaagaaaattacAGGAATATTTTGACAAAGATACAATGGCCGAGGAGAAGATATGTCTAAGATATGCTTAAAAAGTTAAAATAGTATTGATTGACAATGACAAATAGAGATGTAAAGTGccttatgatttatttgaacCATTTGTTCATTTTGTCCaagattttaatttttaagaatcTACAACCTGCATCATCTTATATTATGGAAAAGCATTCATTCTTAAGCCTAAAAGAGATAGATGAGATACAAAAAGATCAAAATTGTTAATGGTATGAATATTATTGTCTAAGCATTGTGTTTTTAACTTGATATGTTGCTTATGCTGCAAAATGGCTACTTACCACTTTGAAAGATCTGCAAAGAACAAAAAAATCTACAGAACACCATGTTCATATCTTCATGACTTGACTGAGATTCTGATGCCCCTacattttcttggaattttctcctcttttcttgtCTCTTCTTTCATAAAAATAGTTAGTGGTTATCTCATTGTTCTATTATGTAGATGATATCTCACTTGTGGAACCTAACACTACTACTATTTATTTCAAGTATATTATACTtaacattttcaaattttatgtgCTGTTCATGTTGAGTtggttttcttttatatttttcaggCTCTTGATACCTTCAATACAGCCATTGTGTCTCCAATATACTATGTGATGTTTACTACACTTACAATTGTAGCAAGTGTTATAATGTTCAAGGTATGCTTATAACTAGACAGTGAATATCTCTCTTCTTATAACAGTAATTATTCTATTAGGTCTTGACAGTAGCCAAACCAAATAGTAGCTAGCTTGTGTTGGTTTCACCTTTGGAATCTGCAGATCTTTGTTGTTagccttttgtttcacaataactTTGCACCAGCAACTTGACGCTTGTAATACACATTAAAAAATGTGATTGTTCAAGTAAGCTTATTGACTATGAATGATTGCTCTAAATTTTAACAAATAATTATATTTGAAAGAAAAAGATATTGGCCAGCAGATAACAAATAATTGGGACATCATTATGAAAAGAATGGAAAGAAGTTTGAAAGACTTATTGGAGGCAGATCAGTTATGGCATTAATTATGTTTATAAAAAAGATACCATAAACTATCTTTAAAATTGATAGGAGGATATAGCCGATTTTTTCATACTACAAATTATTTTTTGAAGAACAAATGGAGAATATGatgtaaattattaataaaatccAAATCAAGTTCTCTCTGACTCTGAACTTGtacatttgcttctttttttttccatcaaAGCAACAATTCTGCTATTTTGTTTCATTAAGAAGATGAAACAAGTACAGATATAGAAAGcaaacataaaaaggaaaaaaaatgaaatggaaATAACTACAATTCTCCGATCTACGAGTGACAATAATCAGATATGTACCATTTAAGGCTGAtgaacatcattaaaatttgtttgaaattaAACCATCGGCAAAACTTTGCCATTTTGGAGGAAGCAATCCACCTTCCATGAGTTCCAAATTTTACCAATGGAAGAGGGTAGGGGAACAATAGTCTAATAGCGCCTAAGAGGTTTCCATATGGCTATGGTCAAGAAGGAATCCAAGAGGAGGTAAGAGGCAATACTGGATCAAATTTAAAACATAGTTTTAAGGTTGATTCTATTTTTTGAGGAAAGACATACACATCATTTTGCTTTTGGAATGCATGTGGAGCTCAAGATATGCATGGAGATGAGATAGAAAATGACTCCCAAGATGAGGAATCTATAAAGGAAGAAACAAAACTACATGACAAGATCAAACTATCGAGTTCTCTTCAATTTGAAGAGGAGAAAGAGCCTTCCAGTAGAGAACAAGAGGAAAGAAGGGAAACGTTTAACAAACAAAATTACATAATAAGCTTCCAAGCGTGTTCTTCAGGCCTTTAAAGTTTTTGTATGTATATGCCAAGAAAAGCTAATCTTGTTAACTTATAGAATTCTTACAAAAGAGGATTCTAGAGCTCTCAAAATTTATATTCTAATAATAAGGTAACCTACCTAAGCTATATGATTATCTGGTCAAAAGGATTCCTAGTCAAAGCTGACCCTTTTGGGCCTCACCAGGCCAGTACACTGTGTATAGGTTAAAATTTCAGTTGCCAAAATGGCTGCTAGGGCACCGTTTGGTAGCTAAGATTTCTACCCTTGTCTTGCTGCTAAGTAGTGTGTGTCAATATTTGCTGAAACTTAAAAGCAAAAATTTTTGAAGCCAGCTCAAACCTAAGCTTTCTGAATATAAAAACATGCCAGAACTTTTGGTTTGTCTAAGCAGTATTTTCCTTGAGTGGGTCAAATTTGGTGTTAAAAGCATCTCatgaaattaatgaatatttgcaGGATTGGGACGGACAAGGtcttggaagcatcatatctgagATTTGTGGCTTCGTTGTTGTTCTCTCAGGGACTATTTTATTGCACGTGACAAAAGATTTTGATAGGAATGCCTCAAGAAGTGCGCAATATAGTTTACTTGTCTCGCAAATATTTATCTTTCTATGATTTTTGCTATGAAACCATTGTTTGCTGCAAAATTCAAATAACTTGAGAGTTCATGCAGGTCTATATGCTCCATTATCCCCAACCTTAACCACTCGACTTTGTTCTGGAAATGGGGAAATGCTGAAGCATGTTGTGGAGGATGCGGCATATCCAGAAGATGCATGCTTAAGAAGGCAGGGGCTCTACTAGCAAATAAGGAGATGAGTCTGTCCGAACATTATTTGGAATGTCAAGATCCCTCTGCTGaaatcataatataaaatatttttaacacaAATCGACATCCCACTGCAGAGTGTCCGACCTTGGTGCTAATCTGTGAGTGCCGTTTTGAGGCTTTTAAACACCTTTTGTGTTCATTACTGGTGCTAGAAGAAATCATGGATCTGGAATGCAGCTGCACTTTCTAATGAGTTCTAAAAAACGGCCCAGAGCTTGCCAGATTGATGGTGATCCTGCCCAGCCACCATGCACATGTTTGATATAAGTATAGATTCTTTCTGTGAATACAGGGATTTGTGTGATGACTGTGAAAATGTGAGTGCAAAAATAATCTGTCTGCAGAATTTGTGAAGAACGATGTAGCTCATCACACATGCTTATGCATTGTTAAATTTGTACAAAAATCAAGAAGTAATTCTGTCTGCAAGTTAAGGTGATACCCTAACTGATTGTGACAATTTCAGATGGTCTCTTAGCTATGAACTATTAAAACAATTGTAATGGAAATTTGTGTTGCAGTACAAGGTTAATTAATAATTCTTGTTTGTGAATTGGCAATCCTTTAGGTCTGTTGGCTGCTATTTAGAAGTGCTTTAGTAGTATGAATGTAACACTACTAGATTGAGCTGATATGCCATATTCCTATtctgctcagtcttcaagcttctATTTGTCTAAGTAGAACAATTTGCAGATCAAACAGTCTCTTTGTTGTTGAATGGGGTTTTTCATCGACTCAAGTCTTCCATCACTTATATCTTTAACTTGTTATGCCATCAAAATTCGCACTCATAAAGCataattaatttgattaaaaTGAAATTTCTCTGATGTTTGACAAATCACTgaatataattttatgaatattgcAAGGTGCCAATATACAAGTTATTTAAAAATGAATAACACTTTTATCAAGCTCAAAATAAAATAGTGGTATTTGTATGTAAATCCTTCGTTTT is a window from the Musa acuminata AAA Group cultivar baxijiao chromosome BXJ2-1, Cavendish_Baxijiao_AAA, whole genome shotgun sequence genome containing:
- the LOC135598563 gene encoding wound-induced basic protein, with amino-acid sequence MIYDVNSPLFRSFLSQKGGSSGDKRKSEEQKPKEHKPKANENKPVMTE
- the LOC135598562 gene encoding probable magnesium transporter NIPA6, producing MGSSTDNLKGFVLALLSSGFIGASFIIKKKGLRRAAAASGVRAGVGGYSYLLEPLWWTGMITMIVGEVANFVAYAFAPAVLVTPLGALSIIVSAVLAHFILQEKLHALGILGCVMCIAGSVVIVIHAPQERAITSVQEIWNMATQTAFLLYVASVIVIVFVLVFHFAPLYGNSNVLIFTGICSLMGSLSVMSVKALGTSLKLTFEGTNQLIYPQTWYFMLVVVTCVITQMNYLNKALDTFNTAIVSPIYYVMFTTLTIVASVIMFKDWDGQGLGSIISEICGFVVVLSGTILLHVTKDFDRNASRSLYAPLSPTLTTRLCSGNGEMLKHVVEDAAYPEDACLRRQGLY